CCTGGAGGACGGCCTGGGGAAGAGGCTCTTCTTCAGGGCCTTGACGCGAAGGCTCTCGCTGTTGCTCCCGCTGGCATCTGAGCAGTACCAGTCGGCCGCATTCTCCAGCTTGGGGGCCCGGGGGCCGCTGTGTGCGCGGAACAACCGCGGAGAGGCACTGTCGTCGGAGGGCGCCTCGCTCGTCAGGGAATTCAGGTCGATCTGCACGCTCACCTTCTCGGGCTGCTGCATTTTCTGATCCAGCTTATTTAGCTTGCCCAGGACCTGGGAGATTTCCTCGCGGACTCCCGACAGCGACTCAAGCTTCCGTTCGATCTCGCCGATCCTGAGCACCAGCCGGCACACACTGGTCTTCAGCTCCTCTTCCGAGGGGTGGCTGTTTTCTGGCCGGTTGCCCTTCTCCCCTTTGCCGCTGGAGAGCCCATTGGCAATTTTGGTCAGGTGGCGCTCGGGGGAACTGTCACCATCCGACTTATGGACCTGAGATAAGGACCCTGTGCTGTTGTAGCAGGAAGACTGCATCACCCCTGTGGAGCCGCTGATACTCATGTCATCCAGAAATCGGAAAATGTCACTAATGTCATCGCTGATGATTTCCGAGTCATCGTCTGACAGCTTTCTGGTGTGCCTGTCGCCGTACTTGCTCTGCCCCGAGGTGCACAGGTCTTTGCACTTCTGGGGCTCCAGCACGTGCTGCTCCGTCTGGGTGCCCACGCTGCTGGTGTCAGAGCTGAGCTGTCCGCTGGTGCAGCTGACGCTCTTCTCTTTGAACTTCTTGACCGGCTCATGCTTCTCTAGATCGACGGGTGATGACATCTCTTTAGATTTGAGCCCATTTGGTTTTGCCACGTAGCCAACAGGCAGGATCGGCTGCTGTGGGTCCTTTGGCGCCAGGTAAGTGGGGCGCCTGTCTGGGGTTGGGAAGTTGGGGCTCTGGCTGCTGGAATTCGGGTAGCGCAGCTTCTCCTCAGAAGGATTTCTATTGAAAAAGGATCGTTCAAAGTCAGGGACTTCTTCAGTATTCAGGCTCCAGCTTTTGACCGGCCAGGGGGTCTGCTTGCCCGGCCTCCCGGGACAGCGCCTTGCTTCCTGGGGCCCCATCACTGGCGTGGGCCCAAAGTATGTGGAGGCTTGAAGGTCATCCAAGCTTTCATGCTTTGCTCGCCTCTTGTCAGGCACCGGCGAGTAGACGGGATTCAGGTACTGACTGTTGTAGGGCATTTCAAAGCTGTGGTTGAAGAAGGGAGTCTTGTGGGACTCCTTCTGACGCTGGGGCTCCCCACGCTCAGCCTCGGCCTTGTTAGCAGGGCCAACCAACGTGGGGGACACAGTCATCAGGTTGTGAAAATCCTCTTTAAAGATATTCCTTTTCTGGACACAGGACTGAACCACAAATGGCTCCTCATTGGCAATGAAGGTCTCCTTGATGCCCTGGCCAATGGGCAGGGAGTCCTGATCCGAAATGGACTCGTTCTCAATGTTCATGGGGAAGTAGGTCCTCTGCATCtcacagggctgggggctggcaaCGGAGTAGGGGGCCAGGGCCTGCAGCCGGTCCAGGGAGGCCGCACGGCTCTTCAGCTCCTTGCTGACGCCCAGCAGGAAGTTGGGCTCGGAGGCGGGCAGGAACTGTGGGCAGTCCTTGCGGTCCACTTTGCGGCCCTGGGACGATCGCCGGGTGGGGTAGCCCCGGTGGAAGGTCTCGCTCAGCTCACAGTTCAGGGGCTCACACTCGGCTGCGGCGCAGACCTCCGTGTCCGACCTGCACGACTCGAAGGATGTCTCCTTCTTGCGCACCTTCTGCCGGC
The Canis lupus baileyi chromosome 2, mCanLup2.hap1, whole genome shotgun sequence genome window above contains:
- the MINAR1 gene encoding major intrinsically disordered Notch2-binding receptor 1, with the protein product METNQDTSLFLMKILEELDSKQNTVSYQDLCKSLCARFDLSQLAKLRSVLFYTACLDPNFPATLFKDKMKCTVNNQQSKKIMVAADIVTIFNLIQMNGGAAKEKLPSGRQKVRKKETSFESCRSDTEVCAAAECEPLNCELSETFHRGYPTRRSSQGRKVDRKDCPQFLPASEPNFLLGVSKELKSRAASLDRLQALAPYSVASPQPCEMQRTYFPMNIENESISDQDSLPIGQGIKETFIANEEPFVVQSCVQKRNIFKEDFHNLMTVSPTLVGPANKAEAERGEPQRQKESHKTPFFNHSFEMPYNSQYLNPVYSPVPDKRRAKHESLDDLQASTYFGPTPVMGPQEARRCPGRPGKQTPWPVKSWSLNTEEVPDFERSFFNRNPSEEKLRYPNSSSQSPNFPTPDRRPTYLAPKDPQQPILPVGYVAKPNGLKSKEMSSPVDLEKHEPVKKFKEKSVSCTSGQLSSDTSSVGTQTEQHVLEPQKCKDLCTSGQSKYGDRHTRKLSDDDSEIISDDISDIFRFLDDMSISGSTGVMQSSCYNSTGSLSQVHKSDGDSSPERHLTKIANGLSSGKGEKGNRPENSHPSEEELKTSVCRLVLRIGEIERKLESLSGVREEISQVLGKLNKLDQKMQQPEKVSVQIDLNSLTSEAPSDDSASPRLFRAHSGPRAPKLENAADWYCSDASGSNSESLRVKALKKSLFPRPSSRSLTEENSATESKIASTSNSPRDWRTITYASRVGLGEEDGKDRGPGESKDWHRKSKEADRQYDIPPQHRLPKQPKDSFLVEQVFSPHPYPASLKAHMKNNPLYTDMRLTELAEVKRGQPSWTIEEYTRNAGDKGKLTALDLQTQESLNPNNLEYWMEDIYTPGYDSLLKRKEAEFRRAKVCKIAALIAAATCTVILVIVVPICTMKS